Proteins encoded together in one Candidatus Eisenbacteria bacterium window:
- a CDS encoding glycosyltransferase, whose protein sequence is MPLQCRLARALSERENGSRRRPAIESSKVRGPSAGAVMNDRTILHVITTLEPAGAQTQLLGLCRRLDLDRNRILIAYLMRRGADIADLFDKRIELRDLSTAGSPDVRAVLRLARLIGRERVDLVHTHLVHAGVAGKLAAFLAGGPPVVTTRHYAFEGKRGSPFYRLEDRLTGRCARVIAVSEAVRRFLVDRRIAGPERIVVIPNGVDVDLFDPAACAARPEARLEGVEEDAIDVPGPAIGTIGRLERQKGHEHLLRALPDALRRHPRMILEIVGEGRLRADLEALAARLRIERHVRFLGAIPHDRIPGVVARWDLFVLPSLWEGFGIAAAEAMAMERAIVATHVEGLSEIVEDGVSGLLVQPGRPDQLGDAIVRLLDDADLRRRMGRAGRARIVGRFSLESAAASLNAVYEDCLRA, encoded by the coding sequence ATGCCTCTCCAATGCCGCCTTGCGAGGGCTCTATCAGAGAGAGAGAACGGCTCTCGCCGCCGCCCTGCAATCGAATCCTCAAAGGTCCGAGGACCATCAGCGGGGGCCGTGATGAACGACAGGACGATCCTGCATGTCATCACGACCCTCGAGCCCGCCGGGGCGCAAACGCAGCTTCTCGGCCTGTGCAGGCGGCTCGACCTCGATCGAAACCGGATCCTCATCGCCTATCTGATGCGACGCGGGGCCGACATCGCCGACCTCTTCGACAAACGGATCGAGCTGCGCGACCTCTCGACGGCCGGGTCGCCGGACGTCCGGGCCGTCCTCCGGCTGGCCCGGCTGATCGGGAGAGAGAGGGTCGATCTCGTCCACACGCATCTGGTCCATGCGGGCGTAGCGGGAAAGCTCGCCGCGTTTCTCGCTGGAGGACCTCCGGTCGTCACGACCCGGCACTACGCGTTCGAAGGCAAGCGCGGCTCCCCGTTCTACCGCCTGGAGGATCGGCTGACTGGCCGCTGCGCGCGCGTGATCGCGGTCTCGGAGGCCGTTCGCCGCTTCCTGGTCGATCGGAGAATCGCAGGACCGGAGCGGATCGTCGTCATCCCTAACGGCGTCGATGTCGATCTCTTCGACCCGGCCGCGTGCGCCGCGCGGCCGGAGGCCCGCCTCGAGGGCGTCGAGGAGGATGCGATCGACGTCCCGGGCCCCGCGATCGGCACGATCGGCAGACTCGAGAGGCAGAAGGGGCACGAGCATCTCCTCCGAGCCCTGCCGGACGCGCTGAGACGGCATCCCCGAATGATCCTCGAGATCGTCGGAGAGGGCCGCCTGCGCGCCGATCTCGAGGCGCTGGCTGCCCGTCTGAGGATCGAGAGGCACGTGCGATTCCTCGGAGCTATCCCCCACGACAGGATCCCTGGAGTCGTCGCCCGTTGGGATCTCTTCGTCCTCCCCTCCCTCTGGGAGGGGTTCGGAATCGCGGCCGCCGAAGCGATGGCGATGGAGAGGGCCATCGTCGCGACGCATGTCGAAGGGCTCTCGGAGATCGTGGAGGATGGCGTCTCGGGCCTCCTGGTCCAGCCGGGGCGGCCGGATCAGCTCGGCGACGCGATCGTGAGGCTCCTCGACGACGCCGATCTTCGCCGGCGGATGGGCCGCGCGGGTCGCGCTCGGATCGTCGGCCGCTTCTCGCTCGAATCTGCGGCGGCATCCCTGAATGCCGTCTACGAGGATTGCCTCCGTGCCTGA